A single Corynebacterium stationis DNA region contains:
- a CDS encoding aminotransferase class I/II-fold pyridoxal phosphate-dependent enzyme, with amino-acid sequence MSLLELDSDQLKELADRTRKNYEELKAKGLKLDLTRGKPSAEQLDLADELLSLPGVDNYTDKNGTDLRNYGNGEGIADIRELWGELLGINPAQLLAADSSSLNIQFDLISWSCAFGNNDSEKPWFADEQRKWICPVPGYDRHHTISEQFGFENVTVPMLEDGPDVDAIAELAKDPSVKGMWAVPMFSNPTGVTFSKESIEKLAAMETASPDFRIMWDNAYAVHTLTDEFPEIIDVLGIAEKAGNPNRFWVLSSTSKITFAGAGVAFFGSSRENLDWYMSIANSRGIGPNKLNQLAHANYFGSAEGVRSVMRKHSGILAPKFTAVQNILQDRLGEYDVARWTKPEGGYFISVDVIDGTATRVWELAKEAGIVLTKAGSAFPGNDDPNNRNIRLAPSMPPQEEVEEAMDGVATCILLAAIEKLGA; translated from the coding sequence ATGTCGCTGCTTGAACTTGACTCTGATCAGCTAAAAGAATTAGCTGACCGCACTCGTAAAAATTATGAAGAGCTCAAAGCAAAGGGTCTCAAGCTCGATCTGACGCGAGGCAAGCCTTCGGCTGAACAGCTGGACCTAGCAGATGAGCTGCTGTCTTTGCCTGGTGTAGATAACTACACGGATAAAAACGGCACCGACCTGCGAAACTACGGCAACGGTGAAGGCATTGCTGATATCCGTGAACTCTGGGGCGAGCTGCTTGGCATTAACCCTGCGCAACTGTTGGCTGCAGATTCCTCCTCGCTGAATATCCAGTTCGATCTCATCTCGTGGTCCTGCGCGTTCGGTAATAACGATTCCGAAAAGCCATGGTTTGCTGATGAGCAGCGCAAGTGGATCTGCCCAGTGCCAGGCTACGACCGCCACCACACCATCTCTGAGCAGTTCGGCTTTGAAAATGTCACCGTGCCAATGCTCGAAGATGGGCCAGACGTTGACGCTATCGCTGAGCTGGCCAAGGACCCTTCGGTGAAGGGCATGTGGGCAGTACCAATGTTCTCTAACCCGACTGGGGTGACGTTTAGCAAGGAAAGCATCGAAAAGCTCGCGGCTATGGAAACGGCTTCCCCGGATTTCCGCATCATGTGGGATAACGCCTATGCCGTGCACACCTTGACTGATGAATTCCCTGAAATCATCGATGTGCTGGGCATCGCGGAAAAGGCCGGCAACCCGAACCGTTTCTGGGTTTTGTCCTCGACGTCGAAGATCACCTTCGCGGGCGCTGGCGTAGCCTTCTTCGGCTCTTCGCGCGAAAACCTGGACTGGTACATGTCCATTGCTAATTCTCGCGGCATTGGTCCCAATAAGCTCAACCAGCTGGCGCATGCGAACTACTTTGGCTCAGCTGAAGGAGTGCGTTCGGTAATGCGCAAGCATTCTGGCATCCTCGCGCCGAAGTTCACCGCTGTGCAGAATATTTTGCAAGACCGTCTGGGTGAGTACGACGTTGCGCGGTGGACCAAGCCTGAAGGTGGCTATTTCATCTCCGTCGACGTTATTGACGGCACCGCCACGCGCGTGTGGGAGCTGGCGAAGGAAGCCGGCATTGTGCTGACCAAGGCTGGCTCGGCGTTCCCAGGCAATGATGATCCGAATAACCGCAATATCCGCTTGGCGCCGTCGATGCCACCGCAGGAAGAAGTAGAAGAAGCCATGGATGGCGTCGCAACGTGCATCCTGTTGGCTGCAATTGAGAAATTAGGTGCCTAA
- a CDS encoding suppressor of fused domain protein: MTTQFADVDTGLVKQGTEMPVRCEIIAVARAPQAAVAAAVVGVAKKLQEAGGEIAAQPGVLVPNIESALDQASDITVSHGMLIAPYLWGGPSPQVEEEDRLTLGLQLIMLTHAEYAYAVEEGVAAMQQAVAESNIDILDWTRADS; this comes from the coding sequence GTGACCACCCAGTTCGCTGATGTGGATACTGGGTTGGTCAAACAAGGAACTGAGATGCCTGTGCGCTGTGAGATCATTGCGGTTGCACGTGCGCCGCAAGCAGCCGTTGCCGCTGCCGTGGTGGGCGTGGCGAAGAAGCTGCAAGAAGCAGGTGGCGAGATTGCCGCGCAGCCAGGTGTCTTAGTGCCCAATATTGAATCCGCCCTTGACCAGGCGTCCGATATTACGGTTTCCCACGGCATGTTGATTGCGCCTTATCTGTGGGGCGGGCCTTCTCCACAAGTCGAAGAAGAAGACCGGCTCACCTTAGGGTTGCAGCTGATCATGCTTACTCATGCTGAATATGCCTATGCTGTGGAAGAAGGCGTGGCCGCGATGCAGCAGGCAGTAGCGGAGTCCAACATTGACATCTTGGACTGGACACGCGCAGATTCTTAG
- a CDS encoding DNA polymerase III subunit gamma and tau encodes MALYRKYRPATFAEVVGQEQVTQPLSAALDAGRINHAYLFSGPRGCGKTSSARIMARSLNCVQGPTSQPCGQCASCISLAPGGPGNLDVTELDAASHNSVEDMRELRERAYYAPADSRYRIFIIDEAHMVTNQGFNALLKIVEEPPEHLIFIFATTEPDKVIGTIRSRTHHYPFRLLTPPAMKGLLERTVASEGVFVEDSVYPMVISAGGGSPRDTLSILDQLLAGAGPNGLTYDIARPLLGVTDETLLDDTIAALAQGDKAALFKHVDAIIEAGHEPRRFAVDLLARLRDLMILQAVPDAIAAGLVDAPVDRGQILTEQAQLFNGTQLAHYAATVNEQIGALRGATSPRLLLEILCAHLVMEPASTEVSVAGSPPAQAAPAGSGTNAGTSTPTGGTPAGNSPSGTTQGGSGQGSNAPSGMAAAQQAAAAIAARRNQQREQTQPQQSQAKQSQSQQSQQQPQAQRPPQQVQQAPQQQPQQEQWTQQPAQPAPPQETPAEQAPAEQTPVQQPAAQPAYDNRQSAEQGAEQSAPQERQEPQAQWAPQQPQASQPQAASPTAEQPPAQPVSELQQDVQQSWPAPVETSEPAPSQEAEQHQQTAQQEAAEPEQTTSEVTAPEETASEAGTPAAATSPEDVVEQLRNNWQQLRASVSKRNKIAGIMLTEARVLGLRDNTLILGHTTGALAERLNAPANNKDVVAVVAEEAGYQLAVQCIVGTDPAAAGFSAAPPKPKTWNPRAANNAARETGDDDQESESPRDYNTPASSQPADESVENQVQQPRPNNPQEPEPSQQETPHSNGAGQAASGWGTPRALGGNMGGARDAAQDPQGATQPAQQSNFAQPAQPEQSQPVMNQPPAAAPAVTQPAAAQPAASKPVAPAQEESGQVDWRARIAQAKAQTQQREQELRNSDTFSDGRPLPPDPGPEAYPEYESVPPEDAYAPQSQSQRPAQNAARNQGGFGGGTAQPQANTAHNGASPSNAPQAQPPAQPQTQPQNGQEQEPVAQPQAAYSREAQENEMMDDAREQGNLDRRSATEVAMELLERELGARKL; translated from the coding sequence GTGGCTTTATACCGGAAATATCGTCCAGCGACTTTTGCTGAAGTAGTTGGGCAGGAACAAGTAACCCAACCGCTCTCGGCAGCACTCGATGCAGGGCGCATTAACCACGCCTACCTATTTTCCGGTCCGCGCGGCTGTGGCAAAACCTCGTCTGCGCGCATTATGGCGCGTTCTTTAAACTGCGTGCAAGGCCCAACGTCTCAACCCTGTGGCCAGTGCGCTAGCTGTATTTCATTGGCGCCTGGTGGGCCTGGCAACTTGGATGTCACGGAGCTGGATGCGGCATCGCATAACTCCGTGGAAGATATGCGTGAGCTGCGTGAGCGCGCTTATTACGCGCCAGCGGATTCCCGCTACCGCATCTTCATCATCGACGAGGCCCACATGGTTACTAACCAGGGCTTTAACGCGCTGTTGAAGATTGTGGAGGAGCCACCAGAGCACCTCATCTTCATTTTCGCGACTACGGAACCGGATAAGGTCATTGGCACCATCCGTTCGCGTACGCACCATTATCCTTTCCGCCTGCTTACTCCGCCGGCGATGAAAGGCCTGCTTGAGCGCACCGTGGCATCAGAGGGCGTCTTCGTGGAAGACTCCGTCTACCCAATGGTGATTTCCGCCGGTGGTGGCTCCCCGCGTGATACTTTGTCGATTCTGGATCAGCTTCTTGCTGGTGCCGGTCCAAATGGCCTGACCTATGACATCGCGCGCCCGCTTCTGGGTGTTACCGATGAGACTTTGCTTGATGACACCATCGCAGCGCTGGCCCAGGGCGATAAGGCCGCGCTGTTTAAGCACGTCGATGCCATTATTGAAGCCGGTCACGAACCACGCCGCTTCGCCGTTGACCTTTTAGCTCGTCTGCGCGATTTGATGATCTTGCAAGCAGTTCCCGACGCCATTGCTGCCGGGCTTGTCGATGCCCCCGTCGACCGCGGCCAAATTCTCACCGAACAGGCCCAACTATTTAACGGCACGCAGCTGGCGCATTATGCTGCGACAGTCAATGAACAAATTGGCGCCCTTCGTGGTGCTACCTCACCACGACTCTTGCTGGAGATTCTCTGCGCCCACCTAGTCATGGAACCAGCCTCAACGGAAGTTTCTGTCGCCGGTTCTCCTCCTGCGCAAGCTGCTCCAGCTGGCTCCGGAACGAACGCCGGGACCAGCACGCCTACCGGCGGTACGCCCGCGGGCAATAGCCCTTCAGGCACTACACAAGGTGGCAGCGGCCAAGGCAGTAACGCTCCATCAGGAATGGCCGCTGCCCAACAGGCCGCCGCCGCGATTGCAGCCCGCCGCAACCAGCAGCGCGAACAAACTCAGCCCCAGCAGAGCCAGGCAAAGCAAAGCCAGTCGCAGCAAAGCCAGCAACAGCCTCAAGCGCAGAGGCCACCGCAGCAGGTTCAGCAAGCCCCGCAGCAACAGCCACAGCAGGAGCAGTGGACCCAGCAGCCTGCGCAGCCGGCACCCCCTCAGGAGACTCCTGCCGAGCAGGCACCCGCAGAGCAGACACCGGTGCAACAGCCAGCTGCTCAGCCTGCGTACGACAACCGTCAGTCCGCAGAACAAGGCGCAGAGCAATCTGCACCGCAAGAACGACAAGAACCGCAGGCTCAGTGGGCTCCGCAGCAGCCGCAGGCATCTCAGCCACAAGCGGCTTCGCCCACGGCAGAGCAACCACCGGCGCAACCTGTCTCCGAGCTGCAGCAAGACGTGCAGCAATCCTGGCCTGCTCCAGTGGAAACATCTGAGCCAGCTCCGTCACAGGAAGCAGAGCAGCACCAACAGACAGCTCAGCAAGAGGCTGCTGAGCCCGAGCAGACCACCTCTGAGGTGACGGCACCTGAGGAGACTGCGTCCGAAGCAGGAACACCTGCTGCCGCAACAAGCCCTGAGGATGTGGTGGAGCAGCTGCGCAATAACTGGCAGCAACTGCGTGCGAGCGTATCCAAGCGCAATAAAATCGCGGGCATCATGCTCACCGAGGCACGTGTGCTGGGCTTGCGTGATAACACCTTGATCCTGGGGCATACCACGGGAGCATTGGCTGAACGGTTGAATGCGCCAGCGAATAACAAGGACGTTGTCGCCGTCGTTGCTGAAGAAGCTGGATACCAGTTAGCGGTCCAGTGCATTGTGGGCACGGACCCTGCAGCTGCTGGGTTTAGTGCGGCTCCACCGAAGCCGAAGACGTGGAACCCACGTGCTGCGAATAATGCAGCGCGCGAAACTGGTGATGACGATCAGGAGTCAGAGAGTCCTAGGGACTACAACACTCCCGCTTCTTCGCAGCCAGCGGATGAGTCTGTAGAAAACCAGGTACAACAGCCACGTCCAAATAATCCTCAGGAACCCGAGCCTTCCCAGCAAGAAACACCGCACTCCAATGGAGCTGGACAAGCTGCATCTGGGTGGGGAACCCCACGCGCACTGGGCGGAAACATGGGTGGCGCACGTGATGCTGCGCAGGATCCGCAAGGAGCTACGCAACCGGCGCAGCAATCCAACTTCGCGCAGCCAGCTCAACCTGAACAATCGCAACCAGTGATGAATCAGCCTCCCGCTGCAGCGCCTGCCGTTACGCAGCCTGCTGCGGCTCAACCTGCTGCGAGTAAGCCTGTAGCGCCGGCACAGGAAGAATCGGGCCAGGTTGATTGGCGTGCACGCATTGCTCAAGCCAAGGCGCAGACACAACAGCGTGAACAGGAATTGAGAAATTCAGACACGTTCAGCGACGGTCGTCCTTTGCCACCCGATCCAGGGCCAGAGGCGTACCCGGAGTATGAGTCAGTGCCGCCTGAAGATGCTTATGCACCGCAGAGTCAGAGTCAGCGGCCGGCGCAAAACGCTGCCCGAAACCAGGGCGGTTTTGGTGGCGGGACGGCACAGCCGCAAGCGAATACGGCTCACAACGGAGCATCGCCAAGCAATGCACCGCAAGCACAGCCACCAGCGCAACCACAAACCCAGCCACAAAATGGGCAAGAGCAGGAGCCCGTGGCTCAGCCGCAGGCTGCGTATTCTCGTGAAGCACAAGAAAACGAGATGATGGATGATGCTCGCGAGCAAGGCAATTTAGATAGGCGCAGTGCCACTGAGGTGGCCATGGAACTACTCGAAAGAGAACTCGGCGCGCGCAAGCTGTAG
- a CDS encoding YbaB/EbfC family nucleoid-associated protein has protein sequence MTTPENSTPDMNDILAQAARVQAELQKAQEEILATNVEGTAGNGMVTVTMTGGAELVDLKIDKSVVDPEDVETLQDLVFGAFKDAHEKAGQLAQEKIGPLSQGMNDGGMSGMFG, from the coding sequence ATGACTACTCCAGAAAACTCCACCCCAGACATGAACGACATCCTGGCGCAGGCTGCACGTGTGCAGGCTGAACTACAAAAGGCACAGGAAGAAATCCTTGCTACCAACGTTGAGGGCACCGCAGGCAACGGCATGGTTACCGTCACCATGACCGGTGGTGCAGAGCTAGTTGACTTGAAGATTGATAAGTCCGTCGTGGACCCAGAAGACGTAGAAACCCTACAGGACCTCGTCTTCGGCGCATTCAAGGATGCACACGAAAAGGCAGGCCAGCTGGCACAAGAAAAGATTGGTCCGCTTTCCCAGGGCATGAACGATGGCGGAATGTCTGGCATGTTCGGCTAA
- the recR gene encoding recombination mediator RecR: protein MFEGPLQDLIDELSRLPGVGPKSAQRIAFHVLTMDPEDIDRLTSALTSVRDGVTFCRICCNISRESVCRICVNSQRDKSTICVVEEPKDIQVIERTGEYEGRYHVLGGALDPLANVGPKDLNISQLLQRIGGVLPDRELADSTKENPQYDETPEITEVILATDPNTEGEATAAYLVRLLRDFPNLKITRLASGMPLGGDLEFVDELTLSRALQGRLTI from the coding sequence GTGTTTGAAGGGCCGTTGCAAGACCTCATTGATGAGCTGTCGCGACTTCCTGGGGTAGGTCCAAAAAGCGCGCAGAGAATTGCGTTTCACGTTCTGACCATGGACCCAGAGGACATCGACAGGCTGACGAGTGCCTTGACGTCCGTGCGTGATGGCGTGACCTTCTGCCGTATTTGCTGCAATATCTCGCGTGAATCAGTATGCCGCATCTGTGTGAACTCCCAGCGCGATAAAAGCACCATTTGCGTGGTCGAAGAACCCAAAGACATCCAGGTCATTGAGCGCACCGGCGAATATGAAGGCCGTTACCACGTACTTGGTGGCGCCTTAGATCCTCTGGCCAATGTGGGACCGAAAGATTTGAATATCTCGCAGCTCCTGCAACGCATCGGTGGAGTACTGCCGGATCGTGAGCTTGCGGACTCGACAAAAGAAAACCCGCAATACGATGAAACCCCGGAAATTACCGAGGTCATCTTGGCTACCGATCCGAATACCGAAGGCGAAGCGACCGCGGCGTATTTGGTGCGCTTGCTGCGTGATTTCCCGAACCTCAAAATCACCCGCTTGGCTTCAGGAATGCCGTTGGGCGGGGACTTGGAGTTCGTGGACGAATTAACTCTCTCCCGCGCGCTGCAAGGGCGGTTAACCATCTAG
- a CDS encoding ABC transporter ATP-binding protein: MSMRGGGGPRGARVSNADYEAQREINRQAPKIKDLGSRIFGLFRPYRAQISVIIVMVFLSAGLSILPPLLTQRVFDEGLFPDAGGPNMPVLLKLVGAMLALFVVIQLISVVQTYYTARVGNRVMGDLRIKLFAHLQSMELAFFTRTKTGVIQSRLQNDVGGVAGVLSNTVSSVIGNTVTVISAFIAMLLLSWQLTIIALIVLPFLVWGQRRVGQIRARIAGQTQESLSEMSAITQETLSVSGILLAKTYSRQSAEVERYAQENSHQISLQVRQAMSGQLFFAVIQVFMSAVPAIVYLVSGWLLTAGSSGSFAFGEAGITAGTIVAFTTVQSRLLFPMMGLMRVALDLQTSSALFARIFEYLDLQPAVVDAPDAKLPSDLPGRAGHVQFDNVSFRYDDASSESRPTLDGVSFDIAPGQFVAFVGASGSGKTTIGNLIPRLYDASSGTVLYGGDDVRTLKQKELMAQIGVVTQEPYLFHASIADNLRYGKPDASQKEIEQAARMANIHETISSFETGYDTIVGERGYRLSGGEKQRIAIARVLLKNPRVLVLDEATSALDTVNERAVQHALDTAAEGRTTIAIAHRLSTVEGADRIFVVDRGRIIESGTHEELLAFDGAYARLYSQQED; encoded by the coding sequence ATGAGTATGCGTGGAGGTGGTGGACCGCGAGGCGCGCGCGTGTCCAATGCTGATTATGAAGCCCAGCGGGAAATCAACCGGCAAGCGCCAAAAATTAAGGATCTCGGCTCACGTATCTTTGGGCTCTTTCGTCCTTATCGCGCGCAAATTTCCGTCATCATTGTCATGGTATTTTTGTCGGCTGGGTTAAGCATTCTGCCCCCGCTTTTAACCCAGCGGGTCTTTGATGAAGGGCTTTTCCCTGACGCGGGTGGTCCTAATATGCCGGTCCTGCTAAAACTAGTCGGCGCCATGCTGGCACTTTTTGTCGTCATCCAGCTAATTTCAGTGGTGCAGACCTATTACACCGCGCGCGTGGGCAATCGCGTTATGGGTGACTTGCGCATCAAACTCTTCGCACATCTGCAGTCGATGGAACTGGCGTTTTTCACCCGCACCAAAACCGGTGTCATCCAGTCGCGTCTACAAAATGATGTCGGCGGCGTCGCCGGGGTGCTTTCGAATACGGTCTCCAGTGTCATTGGCAATACCGTCACAGTAATTTCCGCCTTTATCGCCATGCTGTTGTTGAGCTGGCAACTCACCATCATTGCTCTGATCGTCTTGCCGTTTTTAGTCTGGGGACAACGCCGCGTTGGTCAAATCCGTGCACGCATCGCGGGGCAAACGCAAGAATCACTCTCTGAAATGTCAGCCATCACCCAGGAGACCCTATCGGTCTCCGGCATCTTATTGGCCAAGACTTATTCACGGCAAAGCGCGGAAGTAGAACGCTACGCACAAGAAAACAGCCACCAAATTTCGCTACAAGTGCGCCAAGCGATGAGTGGCCAGCTCTTCTTCGCCGTGATACAGGTATTTATGTCGGCGGTCCCGGCCATTGTTTATCTGGTCTCCGGCTGGCTGTTGACCGCTGGTAGCAGCGGTAGCTTTGCCTTTGGCGAAGCAGGAATCACCGCCGGAACCATCGTGGCTTTTACCACCGTGCAATCGCGTCTCCTCTTTCCCATGATGGGTCTGATGCGCGTGGCTTTAGACTTACAAACCTCCTCAGCACTATTTGCGCGTATTTTTGAGTATTTGGATCTTCAGCCGGCTGTCGTGGATGCGCCTGATGCGAAGTTACCATCGGATCTGCCTGGTCGTGCTGGCCACGTCCAGTTCGACAACGTAAGCTTCCGCTATGACGACGCATCGTCTGAGTCACGCCCCACTCTTGATGGCGTATCTTTTGATATCGCTCCGGGGCAGTTCGTGGCTTTCGTGGGCGCATCAGGCTCAGGTAAAACCACCATCGGTAATCTCATTCCGCGTTTGTATGATGCGAGCTCAGGCACGGTGTTATATGGCGGCGATGACGTGCGCACATTAAAGCAAAAAGAGCTCATGGCGCAGATTGGCGTGGTCACCCAAGAGCCGTACTTATTCCACGCATCGATCGCGGATAATCTACGCTATGGCAAGCCGGATGCGAGCCAAAAGGAAATTGAGCAAGCCGCGCGCATGGCGAATATCCATGAGACCATCTCTAGCTTTGAAACCGGCTATGACACGATCGTTGGGGAGCGCGGTTACCGGCTTTCCGGTGGTGAGAAGCAACGCATCGCAATTGCACGCGTGCTCCTGAAAAACCCACGGGTCTTGGTTCTCGATGAAGCCACCAGTGCGCTCGATACTGTCAATGAACGCGCCGTACAACATGCGCTTGATACCGCTGCTGAAGGGCGCACCACGATTGCTATTGCGCACCGCTTGTCCACTGTCGAAGGCGCCGACCGTATCTTTGTCGTCGACCGTGGACGGATTATCGAGTCTGGCACGCACGAAGAACTTCTTGCCTTCGATGGCGCCTATGCACGGCTGTACTCCCAACAGGAAGACTAA
- a CDS encoding type 1 glutamine amidotransferase: MSIELNIGLVLPDVLGTYGDDGNALVLRQRARLRGWKAEIHRINLGDAVPESLDLYTVGGGEDTAQILAAEHLRNNPGLSRAAQAQRPIFAVCAGLQVLGESFRASGRVVDGLGLIDATTTPLAERAIGEVATTPTGAGFTAELTEPLTGFENHLGATILGSSAQPLGTIERGTGNSDEAATFELPDGKVQRHGEGAVQGSVIATYMHGPCLARNPQLADLLLAKATGQALSDLEPLDLPAVDKLRAERLRG, encoded by the coding sequence ATGTCTATCGAACTCAATATTGGCCTCGTTTTACCTGATGTCTTAGGCACTTACGGCGATGATGGCAATGCTCTCGTGCTGCGCCAGCGTGCTCGCCTGCGCGGTTGGAAGGCAGAAATCCACCGGATTAACTTGGGCGATGCCGTGCCTGAATCCTTGGATTTGTACACCGTGGGTGGCGGCGAAGACACCGCGCAGATTCTCGCGGCAGAGCACTTGCGCAACAACCCGGGGCTTAGCCGCGCGGCCCAGGCGCAGCGCCCTATCTTCGCAGTCTGTGCAGGTTTGCAGGTGCTCGGCGAATCCTTCCGCGCCTCAGGTCGGGTTGTCGATGGCTTAGGGCTTATCGATGCCACCACCACTCCCCTGGCAGAGCGCGCCATCGGCGAGGTAGCCACCACCCCTACTGGTGCTGGTTTTACTGCAGAGCTCACCGAGCCGCTGACCGGTTTTGAAAACCATTTGGGTGCCACCATTTTGGGTTCTTCTGCGCAACCTTTGGGCACCATTGAACGTGGCACTGGCAATTCCGATGAGGCAGCTACCTTTGAGCTTCCCGATGGTAAGGTACAGCGCCACGGCGAAGGAGCCGTGCAGGGCAGCGTCATTGCCACCTATATGCACGGGCCTTGTCTAGCGCGTAACCCACAGTTGGCAGATTTGCTCTTAGCCAAAGCTACTGGGCAGGCACTCAGCGATCTGGAGCCGTTGGATCTGCCGGCCGTCGATAAGCTGCGTGCGGAGCGTCTTCGCGGCTAA
- a CDS encoding MurT ligase domain-containing protein gives MSFQLPRQIKKLRAKTAVAAAHLATFASRATGRGAGGMIGGLVARAIDPGIMEQLAGDRPAVIVTGTNGKSTTTRMLAAAMNKKYDIATNDGGDNMDAGIVSALMAAENASHIVLEVDELHVPHVAEALKTQALVLLNLSRDQLDRVGEINKIERALRGAVEANPDMLVIANCDDVLMTSVAFDAKNVIWVSAGAGWLGDSVSCPRTGGHIVRTDDDWYAVKKLADGREFRRPTPAWAVDDGGLVTPAGHTDLNLALPGRANRGNAAQAIAAAVEAFDVDLEAAESAAEQVVDVAGRYSTIQRGEHQIRLLLAKNPAGWQEALSMIDRTADGLVIATNGQVADGVDMSWLWDVKFEDFEDLPVKAAGERGTDLAVRLVYADIRHELIPDPVAAIDSCPPGRVEVLANYTAFRDLKKALERQEKES, from the coding sequence ATGAGTTTTCAACTGCCGCGACAAATAAAGAAGTTACGCGCTAAAACCGCTGTGGCTGCAGCACACCTAGCCACCTTTGCCTCCCGGGCAACCGGCCGCGGCGCCGGAGGAATGATTGGCGGACTAGTAGCCCGTGCCATCGATCCGGGCATCATGGAACAACTGGCAGGCGATCGTCCCGCGGTGATTGTCACCGGCACCAACGGCAAATCCACCACCACGCGCATGCTCGCAGCCGCGATGAATAAGAAATATGACATCGCTACCAATGACGGCGGCGACAATATGGACGCGGGTATTGTTTCCGCGTTGATGGCTGCTGAAAATGCTTCGCATATCGTGTTAGAAGTCGATGAGCTACACGTTCCACACGTCGCAGAGGCGCTTAAAACCCAGGCCCTGGTGTTGTTGAACCTTTCGCGCGACCAGCTCGACCGCGTAGGTGAAATCAACAAGATTGAACGCGCACTGCGCGGTGCGGTCGAGGCCAACCCCGACATGCTAGTTATTGCCAACTGCGATGACGTGCTGATGACCTCTGTTGCTTTTGACGCCAAGAATGTCATTTGGGTTTCTGCGGGTGCGGGCTGGTTAGGCGATTCCGTCAGCTGTCCGCGCACCGGAGGGCACATTGTGCGCACCGACGATGATTGGTACGCGGTGAAAAAGCTTGCCGATGGCCGCGAGTTCCGCCGCCCCACCCCAGCTTGGGCAGTAGATGATGGTGGCCTGGTCACCCCTGCTGGCCACACTGATTTAAACCTCGCGCTGCCGGGCCGGGCGAACCGCGGCAATGCGGCCCAAGCCATTGCCGCTGCAGTAGAGGCTTTCGATGTTGACCTTGAGGCCGCTGAAAGTGCTGCTGAGCAGGTCGTCGATGTCGCCGGACGCTACTCCACCATCCAGCGGGGTGAGCACCAGATTCGCCTGCTGCTGGCCAAGAACCCAGCCGGCTGGCAAGAAGCCTTGTCAATGATTGACCGCACCGCCGACGGACTCGTTATTGCCACCAATGGCCAGGTTGCCGATGGCGTGGATATGTCCTGGCTGTGGGATGTGAAATTCGAAGACTTTGAAGACCTTCCCGTCAAAGCCGCCGGTGAGCGCGGCACGGATTTGGCGGTGCGTTTGGTCTACGCCGACATCAGGCATGAGCTAATCCCCGATCCGGTCGCAGCGATTGATTCCTGTCCGCCGGGACGCGTGGAAGTTCTGGCGAATTACACCGCGTTTCGCGATTTGAAAAAGGCCCTCGAGCGCCAAGAAAAGGAGTCCTAA